The following are encoded together in the Triticum dicoccoides isolate Atlit2015 ecotype Zavitan chromosome 6B, WEW_v2.0, whole genome shotgun sequence genome:
- the LOC119323949 gene encoding uncharacterized protein LOC119323949 produces the protein MASVVIETHDSAVAGGGDVVFCVIILCMSVLSLVILAASSAVGSGDGEEEGRRRRRSSSRGNGPVFVGGRGCACGGCRAGAGVCGTYLS, from the coding sequence ATGGCGAGCGTGGTCATCGAGACCCACGACTCCgcggtggccggcggcggggacgTGGTGTTCTGCGTCATCATCCTGTGCATGTCCGTGCTGTCCTTGGTCATCTTGGCGGCCTCCTCTGCCGTCGGCAGCGGCGACGGGGAAGaggaagggaggcggcggcggcgctcctccTCCCGCGGGAACGGGCCGGTGTTCGTGGGCGGCAGGGGCTGCGCCTGCGGCGGCtgccgcgccggcgccggcgtctGCGGCACCTACCTCTCGTGA